In one window of Massilibacterium senegalense DNA:
- a CDS encoding MFS transporter, whose product MEKKQLILILKSFFFVLFFGFGSLFPLLSVYLQKEVHLTGSQIGIIMATGPIVMMLTQPFWGMVTDYFQRPKFILMLTMAMTGLFSLGYIVTEQFWLIFCLTIGLSLFQGAIIPIADSLTLTHMEILSYNYGSIRLYGAIGFAFGVLVTGILADMLSSTFIFYSFCSMLFVSIVLVALVKEEKVTVQSNILKEIKHLFSNKKIVLFFLACFLVFGPIYANDFYFGMYIHLLGGTLTGVGAAFFLAASSEAPFMKYSELWMHKVGAIPLFMIASIVAMSRWMLYIIEPPLLIVYISTIMQGVATGLTIPSALYFIRKETPKQIQSTAISVYYAISTGLGAFFCTLLGGFVLEYFSMFTMYFVFALLTFLGIMTMIIIVSSFKRSNVS is encoded by the coding sequence GTGGAGAAAAAACAACTTATTTTGATATTAAAAAGCTTCTTTTTTGTTTTATTTTTTGGGTTTGGGAGTTTGTTTCCGTTGCTTAGTGTATATTTACAAAAAGAAGTTCATTTAACAGGTTCACAAATTGGAATTATAATGGCAACAGGACCAATTGTAATGATGTTAACTCAACCTTTTTGGGGAATGGTGACAGATTATTTTCAACGACCAAAATTTATTTTAATGTTGACGATGGCAATGACGGGATTGTTTAGTTTAGGGTATATCGTGACTGAACAATTTTGGCTCATTTTTTGTCTTACCATTGGGTTATCTTTATTTCAAGGGGCCATTATTCCAATTGCAGATAGTTTAACGTTAACGCACATGGAGATACTATCGTATAATTATGGCTCTATTCGTTTATACGGTGCGATAGGTTTTGCGTTCGGTGTGTTAGTGACAGGAATATTAGCAGATATGTTGTCCTCCACGTTTATTTTTTATAGTTTTTGCTCGATGCTGTTTGTTTCCATTGTGTTAGTAGCATTGGTGAAAGAAGAAAAGGTTACCGTACAGTCGAATATTTTAAAAGAAATAAAACATTTATTTTCCAATAAGAAAATTGTTCTTTTTTTTCTTGCATGCTTTTTAGTGTTTGGCCCAATTTATGCGAATGATTTTTACTTTGGTATGTATATTCATTTGCTAGGAGGGACATTAACAGGGGTAGGAGCTGCTTTTTTTCTTGCAGCTAGTAGTGAAGCGCCATTTATGAAATACAGTGAGTTATGGATGCATAAAGTAGGAGCGATTCCATTATTTATGATTGCAAGTATCGTGGCGATGAGTAGATGGATGTTGTACATCATAGAGCCACCTTTATTGATTGTATACATATCTACTATTATGCAAGGTGTAGCAACTGGTTTGACTATTCCGAGTGCCTTATATTTTATTCGAAAAGAGACGCCAAAACAAATTCAATCTACCGCCATTTCTGTTTATTACGCTATTAGCACAGGCCTAGGTGCTTTCTTTTGTACGTTACTAGGAGGATTTGTTTTAGAATATTTTTCGATGTTTACAATGTATTTCGTTTTTGCTTTATTAACTTTTTTAGGAATAATGACGATGATAATAATAGTAAGTTCTTTTAAAAGGAGTAACGTGTCATGA
- a CDS encoding nuclease-related domain-containing protein encodes MAQLIKLEDYVSRYEHDILQYPGQFIRLKTRRWEALKEQWRKHQYGQIEKEEQENFEEWLPEKKKRVFPFFKKKEMKFQVPAFPPQPKALYEKADTMEELRQVFLDELFRFQLRWASSTRQQKSYIDRQYMRDARLRFLLEQLPDQYLIFYEPVFRIKKAPVELDIIILSPVEVLSVRFVEGINFSVFLGSSEKFWKEVDSDYEQKVLSPLISLNRTANIIKSILREHGMEDFPVRQVLVSQQSFIEYPNVPLSLQIVDRRNFKEWHTQLVHQPSPLKLQQLKVARVMLDYCKTVSVKRKEE; translated from the coding sequence TTGGCGCAACTTATTAAACTAGAAGATTATGTGTCAAGATATGAACATGATATTTTGCAGTATCCAGGTCAATTTATTCGCTTAAAAACGCGCCGGTGGGAAGCTTTAAAAGAGCAATGGAGAAAGCACCAATATGGGCAAATAGAAAAAGAGGAACAAGAAAATTTCGAAGAATGGTTGCCAGAAAAAAAGAAACGAGTTTTCCCTTTTTTTAAGAAAAAGGAAATGAAGTTTCAAGTTCCAGCTTTTCCTCCACAACCAAAAGCGTTATATGAAAAAGCAGATACAATGGAAGAATTACGACAAGTTTTTTTAGATGAATTATTTCGCTTTCAATTGCGTTGGGCAAGTTCTACGAGACAACAAAAGTCGTATATTGATCGACAATATATGCGAGATGCTCGTCTACGATTTTTATTAGAGCAATTACCGGATCAATATTTAATATTTTATGAACCAGTATTTCGTATTAAAAAAGCACCAGTTGAATTAGACATTATTATTTTATCACCGGTAGAAGTGTTATCCGTTCGTTTTGTGGAAGGAATAAACTTTTCTGTTTTTTTAGGATCTTCGGAGAAGTTTTGGAAAGAAGTAGATAGTGATTACGAACAAAAAGTATTAAGCCCTTTAATTTCATTGAATCGAACTGCCAATATTATTAAATCAATATTACGAGAACATGGAATGGAAGATTTTCCAGTTCGTCAAGTCTTAGTTTCTCAACAATCTTTTATTGAATATCCAAATGTCCCGTTATCGTTACAAATAGTCGATCGAAGAAATTTTAAAGAATGGCATACACAACTTGTTCATCAACCATCTCCGTTAAAATTACAACAACTAAAGGTAGCACGTGTGATGTTAGATTATTGTAAAACGGTAAGCGTAAAGCGGAAAGAAGAATAA
- a CDS encoding DeoR family transcriptional regulator, translating into MKSSTNRMLTRVKSIYFYISEHGTVSTKELVDEFGITQRTIQRDLNVLVYNDLVESPSRGKWIITEKKIKKTS; encoded by the coding sequence TTGAAATCATCTACAAATCGGATGCTCACCAGAGTAAAATCGATTTACTTTTACATCTCGGAACATGGTACGGTTTCAACGAAAGAATTAGTTGATGAATTTGGAATTACACAACGAACAATCCAACGTGATTTAAATGTTTTAGTATATAATGATTTAGTCGAAAGTCCAAGCCGTGGCAAATGGATAATCACAGAGAAAAAAATTAAAAAAACATCGTAA
- the thpR gene encoding RNA 2',3'-cyclic phosphodiesterase, whose protein sequence is MKQIPHYFIGIEIPLSVKEVLHTFSNGCVPKNIYKTWTYKDDFHITLSFLGAVQKEVLGILIERLHNLQNRSFSATLTEIDTFGKKERPRVLYVTVQKEKAIVQLYDEIQKIVEQTLGQKETRPYTPHITIAKKWNQSFRSHDLKIEQDLDVPITFMVKRVHVYKIEPNNHPKYTTVAMINLDY, encoded by the coding sequence ATGAAACAAATACCCCATTATTTTATTGGGATTGAAATTCCTTTATCAGTTAAAGAGGTATTACATACTTTTTCAAATGGATGTGTACCAAAAAATATATATAAAACCTGGACGTATAAAGATGATTTTCATATTACCCTTTCTTTTTTAGGAGCGGTCCAGAAAGAAGTATTAGGCATTCTTATAGAAAGGCTTCATAACTTACAAAATCGTTCGTTCTCCGCAACTTTAACAGAAATTGATACGTTTGGAAAAAAAGAAAGGCCACGTGTTTTGTATGTAACCGTACAAAAAGAAAAGGCGATTGTTCAGCTTTATGATGAGATACAAAAAATAGTAGAACAAACGTTAGGGCAAAAAGAAACTCGTCCTTATACGCCACATATTACGATTGCGAAAAAATGGAATCAGTCTTTTCGCTCGCACGATCTAAAAATAGAACAAGACCTTGATGTACCAATCACTTTTATGGTTAAACGGGTTCATGTATACAAAATAGAACCCAACAATCATCCGAAATATACAACGGTAGCAATGATTAATTTAGATTATTGA
- the pepV gene encoding dipeptidase PepV, with protein sequence MDWKAEVEKIKRPFLDDMIQFLAIPSVLDEQTKQVGSPFGKDVKQAMDYLLQKAESDGMTTKDVDGYASHIEYGEGEDIIGILCHVDVVPPGEGWTNPPFSPTVINGKVYARGAIDDKGPTMAAYYALKLVKDSNLPLSKRVRMIIGGDEESNWRCVDHYFKHEKMPVMGFAPDADFPIIHAEKGISDVVWIQQITDREQKDYTLQSFSAGARFNMVPDEATAVISGKHVAVLFESFSSFLKEYPISGHAELEEDTVTLFVKGKSAHAMEPNHGVNAGLYLAHFLQDFLFDHHAHDFLSFIDRYFFQDSRGEKLHIQTKDEISGDLTVNVGVLRFRHEDGGMIGMNIRYPVTTTSNTIHETLQKVADKKHFSYTIKEDSKPHYVKEDHPLIQTLKRVYEKHTGQEGTLLSIGGGTYARALQAGVAFGPLFPGRNEVAHQKDEYVYIDDLLQAIAIYAEAIYELAK encoded by the coding sequence ATGGATTGGAAAGCAGAAGTAGAAAAAATAAAACGACCTTTTTTAGATGATATGATACAGTTTTTGGCGATTCCAAGTGTGCTAGATGAACAAACAAAACAAGTTGGTTCTCCATTTGGAAAAGATGTAAAACAAGCAATGGATTATTTGTTGCAAAAAGCAGAATCAGATGGGATGACAACGAAAGATGTAGATGGTTATGCTTCTCATATTGAATATGGAGAAGGAGAAGATATTATTGGCATTCTCTGTCATGTTGATGTTGTTCCACCAGGAGAAGGATGGACGAATCCGCCATTTTCACCTACCGTAATAAACGGAAAAGTATATGCTCGTGGTGCGATTGATGATAAAGGTCCGACAATGGCAGCATATTATGCCTTAAAATTAGTGAAAGATTCTAACCTCCCCTTGTCCAAACGAGTACGAATGATTATTGGGGGTGACGAAGAAAGTAACTGGCGTTGTGTCGACCATTATTTTAAACACGAAAAAATGCCAGTAATGGGATTTGCACCAGATGCGGACTTTCCAATTATTCATGCAGAAAAAGGAATCAGCGACGTTGTTTGGATACAACAAATAACAGATAGAGAACAAAAGGACTACACACTTCAATCCTTTTCTGCTGGAGCTCGCTTTAATATGGTGCCTGATGAAGCGACAGCCGTGATTTCAGGAAAACATGTTGCTGTATTATTTGAATCATTTTCCTCCTTTTTAAAAGAATACCCAATCAGTGGGCATGCAGAATTAGAGGAAGATACAGTTACGTTATTCGTAAAGGGAAAATCAGCACATGCCATGGAGCCAAATCATGGGGTGAATGCTGGATTATATTTGGCCCATTTTTTACAGGATTTTTTGTTTGATCATCATGCGCATGACTTTTTATCGTTTATCGATAGGTACTTTTTTCAAGATAGTCGCGGGGAAAAACTACATATCCAAACGAAAGATGAAATATCTGGGGACTTAACGGTCAATGTCGGAGTGTTACGGTTTCGTCATGAAGATGGTGGGATGATTGGGATGAACATACGTTATCCAGTAACCACTACAAGTAATACGATTCACGAAACGTTACAAAAAGTAGCGGATAAAAAACATTTTTCCTATACCATAAAAGAAGATTCTAAGCCGCATTATGTAAAAGAAGATCATCCGCTTATTCAAACGTTAAAACGTGTGTATGAAAAACATACGGGACAGGAAGGAACATTATTGTCCATTGGGGGCGGGACGTACGCTCGGGCATTACAAGCGGGAGTAGCATTTGGTCCGTTATTTCCAGGCCGAAATGAAGTTGCCCATCAAAAGGATGAATATGTCTATATCGATGATCTCCTTCAAGCAATTGCGATTTATGCCGAAGCAATATATGAATTAGCAAAATAA
- a CDS encoding putative motility protein: MDLSAAMQLNLQSLQHTVQLSMLNRSMANQSTAATMMLQDLSQNQPTNVAPHPTLGNSLDIRI, from the coding sequence ATGGACTTATCAGCCGCTATGCAACTTAATTTGCAATCGCTTCAACACACGGTCCAACTAAGTATGCTTAATAGAAGTATGGCTAATCAATCAACAGCTGCAACGATGATGTTGCAAGACTTATCACAAAATCAACCAACAAACGTAGCACCTCATCCAACTCTTGGTAACTCATTAGACATTCGAATTTAA